In a single window of the Rhopalosiphum padi isolate XX-2018 chromosome 1, ASM2088224v1, whole genome shotgun sequence genome:
- the LOC132932012 gene encoding chromobox protein homolog 1-like: protein MYLRSSKKVGGLNAEHENSKPNNKEVEKILGVTDFSGPLTFLVKFKGIDEAELIPAKEANKKFPQIVIDYYSSLPIEWV, encoded by the exons ATGTATCTCCG CTCAAGCAAAAAGGTTGGCGGTTTAAATGCAGAACATGAAAATTCCAAGCCTAACAATAAAGAAGTAGAAAAAATTTTAGGAGTTACTGATTTTAGTGGCCCGTTGACATTTTTAGTGAAGTTTAAAGGAATTGATGAAGCCGAGTTGATACCAGCTAAAGAGGCTAATAAAAAATTCCCACAAATCGTTATCGATTACTATTCATCATTACCAATAGAGTGggtttag